Part of the Plasmodium malariae genome assembly, chromosome: 9 genome is shown below.
GTTGGCATAAAGAATTCATGTATATTCGTTACTAGCACActtaaaaaacatatgtaataattacCATTGAATAATGGTACACTGCTTCTTAGCAGTATGTTGTTGTTTTCCGCATTAATGTCTACGATACGGAGTCTATGAGctataaagaatataaaaagagcagaataaaaatatatacatatgtgtaagCACATAGACATACATGCACCCCACATACAAATGAGGGAAGCATATGTGCAGTGCAAATACGACTGACTTAAGATGCTCATAAGCAGAATGAAGACCACAAATCTTACGCTTAAATTCGGGGTACTTATAAGTGAGACATCTTTCATTTAAATCGTTACAATCTAACTCGAAATCTATAtctaaaaggataaaaataaaattgtatacattttaaatgaaataataataatggctTATATGTGGCATGCACGGATAGTATCATATACCCGTGTACACTAGGACATAGTTGCACGTGTAGACCTTTtcaacatgaaaaaaaaaaaatttaattcttttttttttcttacttttgttttcatttatttcgtaataagatataaatacaataaatattacaaggattactaaaaaaatataaataaaacttttGTATTTCCTAAAACTCTTCGACAGACAATTTTCTGTATCACCTGCAAGTTAATGGCAAAAAttggggaaaaaataaaaaaggaaaaaatgggGGAGGGGGGGGGAAACTATAGTTAGCAATGTCTACATATGcgttaattttatataatacacaAAGACTAGGAGGTACTGGAATGTTCCTATAAGCTCGTCGTAGTcgatatatgcacatgtacatgtatatatatatatatatatatacacatacagacatatgtacgtacgtactcgtttgtgcattttttttaatctataTATGGTCAAATAACGTTCCATTCCTCCGCTTTATTACAAACGAACATTACTATTTTCtcattatttcatttactCCTATACATACAAGaacatacaaatatgtacaaaatatatcataCCAATATTCCCAGCCTCGTCAATATTTTCTGCGTCCTGTAACTGATTCCACATAATCActtcttaaaatttaaagcaagttaaaaactaaaaattttagaaattatTCAACTGGATTCTTAAACTagatacatttaaaatataagtgTTTAACATATCAAAAAAGCTTAAAGactttctttttgtttttcttttttctcttttttcttttttctcttttttcttttttctcttttttattttcttctcttttttattttcttctctttttttttttttttttttttaaataataatactgtATAAAATTCTAAAAACCAACTTTCccttttatgtaataaagtaataaatttctagttttttcttaattatacttcatatatatatatgtatatgaataaCTAGgtgttaatttaaaaaaataaaaacacttacgtaaattaaacatatatattatatatatgaacgtaaatagaatatatatataaataaataagggaaaaaaatatatattcctttaaaatcgaaaagaaaaattaaagaaaataaaatgtaattataataatgaaaaaggaaaaataaaaataaaaaaaaaaaagaaaatagttaaaatatagtgcgtgtaaatattaataatttaaaaaaataaaaagaaaaattaaattacaaaCATCAAAAAggtattaaaaagaattaaaataacattagaaaacaagaaaaaagttCATAAAAACAATGAAACCATAAAATTacgaaaaaaggaaaagttaTTTGTGCTATGATTAATACCCAATTTTCACCAAACTAAAatgaacaataaaataaaaaaaggaacaaatcttttcattgaaaaaattaatatcttTGTCATTTTGTAACcatgataatataaacttGTTCTAAACAATATTTGTAATACTAATAGGAACAATTTTATGAGTTCACAGGAcgttcatatgtatatgttgttattattatatatatatatattttaccttGTTACACTGAGGGAAAGTACACCAAAAAAACCACTTAAAATAGgggtacataaatatatataatatgtaatatatatatgttatatatatatgtacatcatatatatagtagTATATCATGTGTAtagcatatttatatataagtatattatatatatatatatatatatatatatgtgtgtgtgtgtgggtatatataataactatGACGCCCCAGGCTGTTCTTCTCTAAGGGCTTTTCCTTTAGTCAGCGGAGAAATGAATAAACATAAATCTTATATTATTACCCgatgtacatttataaatgtatattcgTATAAAAAAGCCAACGAATAATATGGTTTCTACgttgaaattaaaatttttttttttttttttttttttgttttaaattacagaaagagtgcttttatttttttttatggttctctttttttttcttttacgtAGAagctaataatatataataacattttcCTCCCCATTGCTTCATATACTgtgtaatataaatgaaaaagagttttcttttttcatgtGGCTTATTTGATGGGGTTATACGCTCACGTACACATgtttatatagatatatatatatatatatatatatatatatatatatatatatatatatttgtattaaagCAGTATGAGCACAGTACTTTTAATTAATCCCGTGcgaattaaaagaaataatagaaaaaaaaaaaaaacgttaCTATGGTCATATAACTTAATTATGCACACATAATAGAACTGCGTTTttcggaaaaaaaaattaaatcatATTAAACTAATTCatctcttttttaattattttgaatagaagggaattaaaaaaataaaataaaacaaataacaataaaaataacaatagtagTGGTGGTAGTAgcaacaataacaatatttaCAAGAACAACTCGCAAGTGGTTTGCTCATCTGTACATGTGGCACACATTAGTTCCAACTTTGGTAACACCATCACTTCAATATGAGGAAAAATAATGCATGCATCTAATCCTTGAATTAAGCGAAATGGGTATATTCGTTAAaacgttttatatataaaaaaaaaaaaaaaaaaaaaaaaacaaaaaacattTCTGTTTTGagtaaacatacatatactttgtatttttattgaataatgaaaatttttcctGTCCCTTTTTTTCGTACTTGTGTTTTTTGCAATTAAGGCTAACGCACTTTTCATGTTTATGAGTCACATACCTTTCTTTTGTTATGCCCATTTTTTactcattaatatatatatgaatatatagatgtacatacataaacatatagaatgtacatacatatacatataaagatatacatgcatatacatatatagatatacatatgtacatgtttatTAGCTTAATATTGTTCATTCTACGAGGTTGGAGCAACGAAaggaagcaaaaaaaaaaaaaaaaatagcatatAATTAGGTATTGTGCAAAAAAAGCTAGCATATAAGGTGCGCAGTGgtatctatctatctatctatctatatatctatatatatatatttatatgtatgggTACAAATGTGTATAAACACGAATGAgcataaattttgtaaaaacatTACATGCATAGAAAAGCGTAAGCAGGATAACTGCCACGTATATTTGTTCCTTTGTGTATATAGTCTTCAATACAAATATCTATTCCCTTGTAAAAAATCAATTTTTCTTGTTAGACGTTGAACCAAAACCACCCTCACCTCTTGATGTTTCGTCTAACTCATCCACTAATTCAAAAGAAAGGGGTTCTCCAGTAAAAGAAACTAACTGAACCAgcttatcattttttttaataacatattcTTCATTACTAGTATTATCTAAAGCAGCGATAATTTCACCTCTATATCCTGCATCTATTAAACCTATCGAGTTAGCTAATCTTAAAGGTGTCTTTGAAATACTACTACGAGGAAATAGTAAAAAACTAGTGTTTACTATTTCtggtatattattattattgtttccactattttcatttttactgCAATTATTGCAgttactgctattattacaattattgcCATTATTGCTGTTACTGTTTTTATtgcatttataataataattgtatttataCTGTAAAGCTATTACTTTTATTCCTAGTTTAACAAATGTAGTTGCTTTCGGTTTAAGCACTTCATCCttaattacaaataaatcTAGTCCGCTATCTCCTTCGTGATACGCCTTGTGATTTTTGTACATCTCCCTGACTTCATTGTTTATGCACATAATTTTTAGATGCATCTTTACGTTAGCACTCACGTTTGTACATTAATAAGCAGTGGGTTAAACAAGCGACACAATACGGACGTACGTTACTATGCCTGTAACTGTATATACTACTCTATAAGCTGATACGTACGCTGATGTATATGTTGTTGTGTACGCAGCTGTGTACGCAGCTGTGTACGCAACTGTATATTTACTATGTACGTTATTGTGCGTATTAGTTTATGTACTGCCGAGAGTAAATTTCACTAAATTTTATGCAAATTTTTTCGTATTCCTAATATACGGTTAGCCAAAAATAACGAAACCTGCACacgttaataataaaacttaCAATGTTTATTATGTACTTAAATGGACACACATATAAAAGTTATACTTAaacctaaaaaaaaaaaaaattttgcgatgaaaaaataaatgttttttttaattttttattttgtgtaattataattactttgttatagtatatataGGTTTAGAATTCAAGCTGATTTGTGgtatttttgattttttcgcatttttttgcttatttttgctcttttttgctattttttttttttttacttcctTATTTTACtcctttattttacttttttctctttaagtatataatttttccgcgcgaaataaaaaaaaaaagaaaatttttttttttaaacaattctgtatttaaaataaatttatttttcatgcTCTCGTAGGAGACTGCTATATTAAATATGCATCTATAGATATTTTTAGgagttttataaattttagcaattttaaaaaaaacatattgtCGCTTGAGCATTTTATTACCAAGGTAAATCAATGCTCTGCAAGATTATTGAATGAGAGTGCAATTTTGTACTGTAGTTCATGATATGAAAAGTTAATGTTCTTAAATTTCACACataattattgtattatatatatatatatatatatacatatatacgaatatatgtacaaaatatTGCAATCTCATATTGTCTTAGCAAAAGCTAtgacatttttattttt
Proteins encoded:
- the PmUG01_09036300 gene encoding deoxyuridine 5'-triphosphate nucleotidohydrolase, putative, which encodes MHLKIMCINNEVREMYKNHKAYHEGDSGLDLFVIKDEVLKPKATTFVKLGIKVIALQYKYNYYYKCNKNSNSNNGNNCNNSSNCNNCSKNENSGNNNNNIPEIVNTSFLLFPRSSISKTPLRLANSIGLIDAGYRGEIIAALDNTSNEEYVIKKNDKLVQLVSFTGEPLSFELVDELDETSRGEGGFGSTSNKKN